The DNA segment CACAACATCGACCTGATCCTGACGATCACGGGAGGTCTGGGTGCCGCGCTGCTTCTGGGCTATCTTTCCCACCGCATCGGACTTTCCCCCATCGTGGGCTATCTGTTGGCGGGCATCGTTGTGAGTCCGCACACACCTGGCTTCGTCGCGAACGAAGGGATGGCGAAGCAGTTGGCCGAGATCGGGGTGATCCTGCTGATGTTCGGCGTGGGCCTGCACTTCCATTTCAAGGAGCTGCTGGCGGTAAAGCGGATCGCCATCCCCGGGGCTGTCGTGCAGAGCGCTGCGGCGACCCTCCTGAGCATGTTCATCATGCACGCGTGGGGCATGACCTGGACGCAGGGCGCGGTGTTCGGTATGGCCATCGCGGTGGCCAGTACCGTGGTCCTCACCCGCATCCTGGTGGACAACAACCACCTGCACACCCCCATCGGCCACGTGGCGATCGGCTGGCTGGTGGTGGAGGACATTTTCACGGTCTTCGTACTGGTGCTCATCCCCGCCATCTTCGGCGGCGGGGCGGATGCGGAGCTGAACGGCGGCGCCGTGGCCGTGGCGCTGCTCTGGACGACGGTGAAGATCGTCGCATTGGTCGCCGTCGTGTTCTTCGTCGGTGGCTGGGCGGTTCCCAGGATCCTCACACTCATCGCCCGCACGCGCTCCCGGGAGCTTTTCACCCTGGGTGTGCTGGTGCTGGCGCTGGGCATCGCCGTGGGTTCCGCGAAGCTGTTCGGTGTCTCGATGGAGCTGGGCGCCTTCCTCGCCGGGATGGTGGTGGGACGCTCCGATTTCAGCAACCGGGCCGCCACCGACGCGCTGCCGATGAAGGATGCCTTCGCGGTCCTGTTCTTCGTTTCCGTCGGCATGCTGTTCGACTATCATATCCTCGTCCAGAGCCCGTGGATGGTGCTGGCCACCGTGGCCATCGTCATGGTTGGCAAGCCGCTGGCCGCCATCATCATCACCGTGGTGTTGCGCTATCCCTCCCGCACTGCGCTGGCCGTGGGTGCCGTGCTCTCCCAGATCGGCGAGTTCTCGTTCATCGTCGGCACCATGGCCATGCAGTATGAGCTGATCGATGGCCGCGCGTTCAACGTGCTGGTCGCCACCGCCATCATCTCCATCACACTGGCCCCCCTCCTCTACCGTGCGGTGGATCCCATCGAGGCCGCGCTGGCAAAGCGTCCGAGACTCTGGGCCATGTTGAACCGGAACCCTGCGGTGGGCAAGAAACCGAAGTTCGATCCCCAGCATGATTCCCTCCGCAAGGCGATCGTCGTCGGATACGGCCCGGTCGGCCAGACCGTGGTGCGCCTGCTGACCGACAACGGCTTCTCCCCGGTCGTGGTGGAAATGAATGTGGACACGGTGCAACGCCTCAGGGCGGAGGGCATCGCCGCGGTCTACGGAGATGCCGGCCATGCCGAAACGCTCAAGACCGCAGGTGCGGACGAAGCACAGATCCTGATCCTGAGCGCCTCCAGCGTGCAGGCTGCCAAAGAGCTGATCCGGGAGGCACGTCGCCTCAATCCCAACGTCCGCGTGATCGCCCGCACCTCCTACCTACGTGAAGCGGAGACCCTGGCCGCAGTTGGTGCGGACAGCGTCTTCACTGGCGAAGGGGAGGTCGCCCTTTCCATGACCGAGAACATTCTCGAGAGTTTCGGCGCAACACCAGAGCAGATCGACCGGGAACGCGAACGTATCCGCCGCGAGTTCTCCCGCGACGAGCTGGCGGATGCCGGACCCATGCCAACACATTAACGGCGCAACGCCGACGCCTTGCGTTCTGCAATGAGCGCCTACAACTTGCAGCGGAAGCTTCCACAAGGGGGCTTCCGTTTTTCACATTAAACATTGAATACCAGTGATTTAAAAATCCCATAATCGCTGGCGTGGGCCCTGCGAATGGGAAAGCACCAATGATTCGCAATCAAACCATGGAGATCCTGGGCTGGATGGCGGCGATCGCCATCGTTGCCGCCATCGCGTGGCTGCAACGCGCCCAAGCCGGATTTTGAACGATAACACCGATCCATTATGAACCACATCCACTTTCTCACCGATCTCGAACTAACTTCCGAGGAAAAGTCCCGTGCGCTGAAAGGACACATCCTCCGCACGGCCGCCGCCAACTGCCGGGATGGGGAGCGCAAGCTTCCCATGGAGATGGTTCGGATCGAGAACATGATGAAAGACCACAATATCTTCCACCTGATACCCGTAAACGATGAGGCCGTAATGGAGCGCCGCATGTTCTCCTCCGCAATCGCTGGCAAGCGGAGAGCCTGATACCACAGCACCATTGCCCCCATCTTTACCCAAAGGCGGACCTTCTCAGAGGGTCCGCTTTTTTCGTTACAGTAAACGCCCACTAGAGCATTTTAAATAATATTGTAGCCGTTTCAGGATTTGTTGCTATCCTTGCCTTATGGCAACGATCTCGGTCGATCTCCGGCAGCGCATCCTCAAGGCTTATGATCGTGGCGATGTCAGCCGCGGACAGGTGGCCAGCCGCTTTGAAGTGTCACTGGGCATGGTCAAAAAGCTGCTCCAGCAGCGGAGCCGTCTCGGCGACATCTCCCCGCTCCATCACCGCAGCGGCCGCAAACCCATCATCCTCGATTCCCACCGCCGTGAGATGCGCCTCCTCCTGGCTGATCAACCCGATCTCACCCTTGAGGAGATCCGCGCCCGCCTCGGTCTGGAATGCACCATCCAGGCCATCCATTACGTGCTGGCTGACATGGGGCTGACATATAAAAAAAGACGCTCCGCGCCGCCGAGCAATCCCGGCCGGACGTCGCCCGCAGCCGCCGGATCTGGCGCAAAATCCAAGGAGGATTTGAACCTTCCCGCCTCGTCTTCCTCGACGAATCGGCGGCGAAAACGAATATGACCCGTTTGCGCGGCCGCTCTCCGCGCGGAAAACGCCTTCATGCCAGCGCCCCGTGCGGCCGTTGGAGGACCACGACGATGATCGGTTCGATCCGGCAGGACGGCAGCACCGCCTGTATGACGGTTGAAGGAGCCCTCAACGCGGAGGTGTTCCGGACTTACGTCCGCGAGATCCTGCTGCCCACGCTCGCACCGGGGGATATCCTCGTAATGGACAATCTCAGCGCCCATAAGGATCGTGAGGCCCTCAACCTGCTGGAGGAAGCAGGCGTGAAGGTGAGATTCCTTCCGGCTTATTCTCCGGATCTCAATCCGATCGAACTGATGTGGAGCAAAGTCAAAGCACTCCTCCGCAAAGCCGAAGCGCGCACCAATGAAGCGCTTCTCCTGGCAATCGGCGACGCGTTGTCCCGCGTCACCCAAAAGGACGCCGCCCATTGGTTCGCCCACTGCGGCTACGGATTTATTTAAAATGCTCTAATCTCCTAACTGTCTTATATTGCGACGACTACACAAAACTGCATTCTTATCCACCAAAATTATG comes from the Luteolibacter sp. SL250 genome and includes:
- a CDS encoding cation:proton antiporter, giving the protein MHDVALISNFISSSGFLGAAIHNIDLILTITGGLGAALLLGYLSHRIGLSPIVGYLLAGIVVSPHTPGFVANEGMAKQLAEIGVILLMFGVGLHFHFKELLAVKRIAIPGAVVQSAAATLLSMFIMHAWGMTWTQGAVFGMAIAVASTVVLTRILVDNNHLHTPIGHVAIGWLVVEDIFTVFVLVLIPAIFGGGADAELNGGAVAVALLWTTVKIVALVAVVFFVGGWAVPRILTLIARTRSRELFTLGVLVLALGIAVGSAKLFGVSMELGAFLAGMVVGRSDFSNRAATDALPMKDAFAVLFFVSVGMLFDYHILVQSPWMVLATVAIVMVGKPLAAIIITVVLRYPSRTALAVGAVLSQIGEFSFIVGTMAMQYELIDGRAFNVLVATAIISITLAPLLYRAVDPIEAALAKRPRLWAMLNRNPAVGKKPKFDPQHDSLRKAIVVGYGPVGQTVVRLLTDNGFSPVVVEMNVDTVQRLRAEGIAAVYGDAGHAETLKTAGADEAQILILSASSVQAAKELIREARRLNPNVRVIARTSYLREAETLAAVGADSVFTGEGEVALSMTENILESFGATPEQIDRERERIRREFSRDELADAGPMPTH
- a CDS encoding IS630 family transposase; protein product: MQGGFEPSRLVFLDESAAKTNMTRLRGRSPRGKRLHASAPCGRWRTTTMIGSIRQDGSTACMTVEGALNAEVFRTYVREILLPTLAPGDILVMDNLSAHKDREALNLLEEAGVKVRFLPAYSPDLNPIELMWSKVKALLRKAEARTNEALLLAIGDALSRVTQKDAAHWFAHCGYGFI